One region of Tachysurus fulvidraco isolate hzauxx_2018 chromosome 9, HZAU_PFXX_2.0, whole genome shotgun sequence genomic DNA includes:
- the LOC113638360 gene encoding chemerin-like receptor 1 — MFYNFAMGMTEFVFDYTSIDFANYTEYNDTYGTDESHGFHHSCSEEVMCMLLLVVNVIIIILGVVGNGVVMWIAGFKMKKTVNTTWYLSLAISDFIFCATLPFNTFYIATSEWIFGLFMCRFTSFVMFLNMFSSIFLLVIISVDRCIAVMFPVWAQNKRTIRKASMIVFLAWVLAVSLSIPSTIFREIKHHLGRTRCHNNYNIQDIHSYIAICRFIFGFLIPFLVIIACYSVIICKLRSNQMAKSTKPFKIMTALIGTFFLCWLPYHTFVLAELTQTLSNDIIVLGLKIGTSVASANSFLNPILYVFMGNDFRQKFKNSILSKIENAIGEEGRTMSRYLSRSSSVDARASTHM, encoded by the coding sequence ATGTTTTATAATTTTGCCATGGGCATGACAGAGTTTGTGTTTGATTACACATCTATCGACTTTGCAAACTACACGGAATATAATGATACGTATGGCACGGATGAGTCTCACGGGTTCCACCACAGTTGCTCTGAAGAGGTTATGTGCATGTTGCTGCTGGTGGTAAATGTGATCATAATCATCCTGGGAGTTGTGGGAAATGGTGTGGTGATGTGGATAGCAGGATTTAAGATGAAGAAGACCGTCAACACCACCTGGTACCTCAGCCTGGCCATTTCTGACTTCATATTTTGTGCCACCTTGCCCTTTAACACCTTCTACATAGCCACATCTGAGTGGATCTTCGGACTTTTCATGTGCAGGTTCACCTCCTTCGTGATGTTTCTTAACATGTTCAGTAGCATCTTTCTTCTTGTCATCATCAGTGTGGATCGCTGCATTGCTGTCATGTTCCCTGTTTGGGCACAGAACAAACGTACCATAAGAAAGGCTTCAATGATAGTCTTTCTCGCATGGGTTTTAGCAGTCTCTCTGAGTATCCCATCTACCATTTTCCGTGAAATAAAGCACCATCTGGGCAGAACCCGATGTCACAATAATTACAATATCCAGGACATCCACTCGTATATAGCCATCTGTCggtttatttttggttttcttaTACCTTTTCTGGTTATTATTGCCTGCTACTCAGTCATCATCTGCAAACTGAGAAGCAACCAGATGGCAAAGTCCACAAAGCCATTCAAGATCATGACGGCTCTCATTGGGACTTTCTTTCTCTGCTGGCTGCCGTACCACACATTTGTGCTGGCTGAACTAACCCAGACCCTCTCTAATGACATTATTGTCCTTGGGCTCAAGATTGGGACGTCAGTCGCTTCAGCTAACAGCTTCCTCAACCCGATTCTTTACGTCTTCATGGGCAATGATTTCAGACAGAAGTTTAAGAACTCCATCCTTTCTAAGATCGAGAACGCGATTGGAGAGGAAGGACGAACTATGAGTCGCTACTTATCCCGGTCCAGTTCTGTGGATGCCAGAGCATCGACTCACATGTGA